CGTGACGTCGAACTGCGACTGATGGCACGGGCACAGCAGGTGGTGGGTCTGCTGCTCGTACAGCGCGACGGGGCAGCCCACGTGCGTGCAGACCTTGGAGTAGGCGACGATGCCGTCGTAGGACCAGTCCTTGCGGTCCTCGGCCTCGATCAGCTGCTCGGGTCGCAGACGCATGAGGAGCACGATGGCCTTGGCCTTCTCCTCCATGTATCCCTCGCTGTGGCCGAGCTCGGCGAGCGGCTCGGGGATGACGTGGAAGGCCGAACCGAGAGTGACGTCCGCGGCGCGGATCGGGGTGCCCTCGGGGTCACGCGCCAGGCGCATGCCCTCTTCCCACATGGTGTGCTTGAGAAGTGCGACCGGGTCACCGGCGATGGGGTTGCCGTGCGAGTTGTTGTGCGGTGCGAGACCCCGGAACAGCGTGAGGCCGGGCAGGATCGAGGCCACGACCGCGGCGATGAGCGAGTTGCGGATGATCGCGCGGCGCCCGAAGCCCGAGTCCTCGTTGGCCGCGGCGAACGCCTCGACGGCGCCGGCGCGGGTGGCGTCCTTGCCGCGGGTCGGGTGGCGGTGCTCGATGTACTCCTTGTCGGACATCAGCGCCTTCGACCAGTGGATCGCGCCGATGCCGAGCGCCAGCAGCGCGAACGCGATGCCGATGCCGATGTACATGTTGTTGTGGCGGATGTCGATCGCCATGCCGCTCTCGATCGGGAACAGCATGTATGCGGCGACCGCCCAGATGCTGCCGGCGAGCGACAGGTAAAACAGGGTGTAGACCGTGCGGACCGCAGCCTTCTCGGCGCGCGGGTCCTTGTCGGTCATCCGCTCACGGTGTGGCGGCAGTCCCGGGTTCTCCGCAGGATCGCTGACTGCGACGCCCAGCCCCCGCGAGGGCTCGTAGGCCCTGTCGAGAGCCTGCGTGTCGTCGTCGTGTGCCATGGTGCTCCTCGTACGTAACTCTTCGATGAAAGTGCGTCAGTTGGACTTCGCCGTGATCCACACGGTGAGGGCGACCAGCGCGCCGATTCCGAAGATCCAGATGAACAGGCCCTCCGACACGGGACCGAGCGATCCGAGCGTGAAGCCGCCGATCTGCACGGCCTCCTGCTGGTAGACGAGGGCGGCGATGATGTCGCGCTTGTCCTCGGTGCTCAGGTTCATGTCGCCGAAGACCGGCATGTTCTGCGGGCCCGTGACCATGGCCGCGTAGATGTGCAGCGGGCTGGTGGAGGTCAGCGCGGGGGCGTACTTGCCCTCCGTCAGAGCGCCACCGGCGGCGGCGACGTTGTGGCACATCGCGCAGTTGATGCGGAACAGCTCCGCGCCGTTTGCGATGTCGACCTCGTCGCTCGCGTTGTCGGGGTTCTCTTCGCCGGCGGTCACCCACTTGTCGGGGTAGCTCGGGCCGGGAGCGACACTCTGCACGTAGGCGGCCATCGCGCGAATCTGCGCGTCGGTGAACTGCACGGGCTTCTGCGGCGCCTGCGGGCCCTGCATCTGCAGCGGCATGCGGCCGGTCGCCACCTGGAACTCGACGGACAGCTCGCCGACGCCGATGAGGCTCGGTCCTTCGCTCGTGCCCTGCATGTCGATGCCGTGGCAGGTCGCGCAGTTCGCGGTGAACAGCTTCTGGCCGTCCTCGACGGTCAGCTCTGCCGCAGCACTGGTCTGCGTGTCAGCGGTGGATGCCATAGCAGCGGACGCACCGGCGTACACGCCGCCGGTGAGCAGCAGGCCGGCGCCGATCAGCGCGGCAGCGGCGAGGGGACTGCGGCGACCGCGGGAGCGGTGCTTCTTCACTCGTGCCATTTCGGGAAATCGCTCCGCTCTTATTTCAGGAAGTAGATGACGGCGAACAGGGCGACCCAGACGACGTCGACGAAGTGCCAGTAGTACGACACGACGATCGAGGAGGTCGCCTCCTTGTGGCCGAAGTTCTTGACCGCGTATGCGCGGCCGATGACCAGCACGAAGGCGATGAGACCGCCGGTGACGTGCAGAGCGTGGAAGCCGGTCGTGATGTAGAACGCCGAGGCGTACGAGTCGGCGGTGATCGGAAGGCCCTCGGCGACGAGCTGGGCGTACTCCCACACCTGGCCGCTGACGAAGATCGCGCCGAGGATGAAGGTGAGCCAGAACCACTCGACCATGCCCCAGCCGAACAGGCGACGACGGCCGAAGGCGTTCACCTTGCCCTTGTCGATGCGATAGGGCTGCAGGTCTTCGGCGGCGAACACGCCCATCTGGCAGGTGAACGACGACGCCACCAGGATGACGGTGTTGACGAAGGCGTACACCACGTTGAGCAGCTCGGTGCGGTCCGCCCAGAGCTCGGGGGAGGTGCTGCGCAGCGTGAAGTAGATCGCGAAGAGTCCCGCGAAGAACATGACTTCGCTGCCGAGCCACACGATGGTGCCGACAGCGACCGGATTGGGGCGCTTGATGGTTCTTGCCGCCGGGGCATACGTCGCTGAGGTGGTCACCAGACCATTATGGCCGATTCCGCGCGGGGATTCTCGCACCGACGTGGCCTGTCTCGCTGTCCTGCGACTAAGGAAGACCTAAGAAGAGCCTGCGAATATGCTGCTTTTCCGCGCTCAGCGCGGTATGGCATCCGTCCGACGGGCTCCGTCATCTCGAAACGGCATCATCCGCTGCGCGATTAGGATCGCAGTCATGGCTGACACCCTCACCTGGCCCGATTTGCTCTCGACGCTGCTGGATCGTCGTGATCTCAGCGTGTGGGAATCGACCTGGGCGATGCGGCAGGTCATGCGCGGCAAGGTGACGGATGCCCAGCTCGCGGGGTTCCTCGTGGCGCTGCGCGCCAAGGGAGAGACGATCGACGAGATCGTCGGCTTCCGCGACGCGATCCTGGAGGCGGCCGTCCCGCTTCCGGTCTCCTCGGACGTGCTCGACATCGTCGGCACGGGCGGCGACCGCATCGGCACCGTGAACATCTCGACCACTGCGGCGATCGTCATCGGCGCGTCCGGCATCCCGGTGGTCAAGCACGGCAACCGTGCGGCGAGCTCGTCATCCGGATCGTCCGACGTGCTGGCCGCGCTCGGCCTGGACATCTCGCTCGATCCCGACCGCGTGGCCGCGGCTCTCGAGCGCACCGGCATCACGTTCGCGTGGGCGGCGGCGTTCCACCCCGGGTTCAAGCACGCCGGTGTCGCGAGGTCCGAGCTCGCGGTGCCGACGGTGTTCAACATGCTCGGCCCGTTGTGCAACCCCGCGCGCGCCGAGGCGAACGCGGTCGGCGTCGCACAGCTCGACCGCGTGCCGCTGATCACAGGCGTGTTCCGCACCCGGGGTGCGACCGCGCTCGTCTTCCGCGGCGACGACGGACTCGACGAGCTCACCACCACGGGGCACAGCCGCATCTGGGAGGTCACCCGCGGAGACATCCACGAGCACGACCTCGACCCGCGCGACCTCGGCATCCCCCTCGCCGACCTCGACGACCTCGTCGGCGGCTCACCCGAGCACAACGCGTCGGTGCTGCGTCGCATCCTGGGGGGCGAGAAGGGGGCGGTGCGCGACATCGTGCTGCTGAACGCCGCCGCCGGCATCGTCTCGTACGAGCTCTCGCACGACTCGACTCTGACCCAGGTTCCCATCGTCGAGCGGCTGCGCGACGCGTACCTGCGCGCCGCCGCAGTGATCGACGACGGCCGCGCAGCCGCGAAGCTCGACCAGTGGGTGCAGGTCACCAGGGAGCCGCTGCCCGCCTGAGCGGAGCGGATGGATCGTGGACGCCGCCGACGCCCTCCTCGAGATCGCCTCGCTGCTCGAGCGCGAGCGCGCCTCCCGCTATCGCGCGAAGGCGTTCCGTCAGGCGGCGGCGGTGGTGGCATCCCTCCCGCCGGACGTGCTGAGCGACCCCACCATGCTGAAAGCGCAGAAGGGCATCGGCGATTCGACTTTCGCGGTGATCCGGCAGGCGCAGGAGGGGCTGGTGCCCGACTACCTCGTCGAACTGCGCGGTGAGGTCGATCCCGAGCGCCGCTCCGTGCTGCGCGGGCGTCTGAAGGGCGACCTGCACAGCCACACCGACTGGTCCGACGGCACCACCCCGATCGAGACCATGACTGCGGCCGCACGCGCGCTCGGCCACGAGTACCTCGCCATCACCGACCACTCGCCCAGGCTGAAGGTCGCGCGCGGTCTGTCGGCGGAGCGGCTGCGCGAGCAGATCCCGCTGGTGCGAGCGCAGTCCGGCGACGGGCTCGCAGTGCTCGCCGGCATCGAGGTGGACATCCTCGAGGACGGTGCGCTGGATCAGGCACCCGAGCTGCTGGACGAGCTCGACATCGTCGTCGCTTCGGTCCATTCGAAACTCCGGATGGATTCCGCCCCGATGACCCGTCGGATGCTGGCCGCCGTGGCCGATCCGCGCGTCAACGTGCTCGGACACTGCACGGGGCGCCTCGTCGAAGGGTCGAGGGGCACGCGTCCGCCGTCGCAGTTCGACGCGAGGGCGGTGTTCGCGGCGTGCGCCGAGAACGGGGTGGCGGTGGAGATCAACTCGCGGCCCGAGCGTCAGGATCCGCCGGACGACCTGATAGCGATCGCGCTCGACGAGGGATGCCTGTTCTCGATCGACTCCGATGCGCATGCGCCCGGACAGCTCTCGCTGCTCGACCACGGTGCCGCGCGCGCCGAGGCGGCAGGGGTGCCGGCGGAGCGCATCGTCACGACGCGGGGGCTCGAGCGCCTGCGCGCCTGGGCGCGCGGCTGAATCAGCCGGCCTCTCGGGTGGATGCCAGGGCGCTGAGCGCCCTCGACATCGATGAGCCCAGGTTCCATCTCTCCGCCAGAGCGCCGGCCGCATCGCGAGCCGCCTCGTCGAGGTCGCCCAGTGCGACGCCGGGCGCGGAGACGTCGAGACCGGTCGCGACCTGCACGACGGTGGGCGCCACGTCGAGGTACTCCGCGGCCTCGGCGAACCGCGCCGCCGCGCTCGCGGTGAGCAGGCCGTCGGCGGCTGCCGCACGGATGCCCGCCAGGTCGCCGTGTGCGCGCAGCAGCGTCGCCGCGGTCTTCTCGCCGATGCCCTTCACGCCGGGCAGGCCGTCAGACGCATCGCCGCGCAGCGTGGCGAAGTCGGCGTACTGCGAGGGGAGCACTCCGTACTTGGCGACGACGGTCTCGTCGGTGACGACCTCCAGGTTGCTCATGCCCCGCGCCGTGTAGATCACGCGCACGTCGCGGCTGTCGTCGACGAGCTGGAACAGGTCGCGATCGCCCGTCACGATGTCGACGGGCAGAGCCGCTCCGGTGGCGAGCGTGCCGATGACGTCGTCGGCCTCGTGCTCCGCCGCGCCGATGACGGGGATGCCGAGGATGCCGAGCGCCTCGCGGATCAGCGGGATCTGCTGCTGCAGGGCATCCGGAACCTCCTCGACGTCGGGAGCCGCGGCAACCTCCTCGACGACTCGATGCGCCTTGTAGCTCGGGATCAGGTCGACCCGCCACTGCGGACGCCAGTCGTCGTCCCAGCAGGCGATGAGCTGCGACGGCTGATAGAGGGTCACGAGCTTGGCGATGATGTCGAGCAGTCCGCGGGTCGCGTTCACCGACGACCCGTCGGGTGCCTTGACCTTGTCCGGCACGCCGAAGAAGGCCCGGAAGTACAGGCTGGCGGTGTCGAGCAGCATCAGTCGTTCGGTCACGGCTTCAGCTTAGAAGGAGGCGAGCGGCGCGGCGGCGGATCTGATAATCTGAAGTGTCACTCGTGGCAGGCCTGTGCCTGCCCTCGTGGCATCGCAATCAACATCCAACCGCTTCGAGGATCCAACCCGGCGTGCGCGCCGGCCGTCGAAGCCCGATCATCCATTCACAAGGACAACCCACTACATGACTAGCGCAACGACCGCCCCGGCCACCAAGCAGGTCGCGATCAACGACATCGGCTCTGCTGAGGACTTCCTGGCCGCGGTCGAGAAGACCCTGAAGTTCTTCAACGACGGCGACATCATCGAAGGCACGATCGTCAAGATCGACCGCGATGAGGTTCTGCTCGACGTCGGCTACAAGACCGAGGGTGTCATCCCCTCGCGCGAGCTCTCCATCAAGCACGACGTCGACCCCAACGAGGTCGTCGCCGTCGGCGACCAGGTCGAGGCCCTCGTTCTCCAGAAGGAGGACAAGGAAGGCCGTCTGATCCTCTCCAAGAAGCGCGCACAGTACGAGCGCGCCTGGGGCGACGTCGAGAAGATCAAGGAGAACGACGGGGTCGTCACCGGCACCGTCATCGAGGTCGTCAAGGGTGGCCTCATCGTCGACATCGGCCTGCGTGGCTTCCTGCCCGCGTCGCTCATCGAGCTGCGCCGCGTCCGCGACCTCACCCCGTACCTCGGTCAGGAGCTCGAGGCGAAGATCCTCGAACTCGACAAGAACCGCAACAACGTGGTGCTCAGCCGCCGCGCCCTGCTCGAGCAGACCCAGTCGGAGTCGCGCACCACGTTCCTGAACAACCTGCACAAGGGTCAGGTCCGCAAGGGTGTCGTGTCGTCGATCGTCAACTTCGGTGCGTTCGTCGACCTGGGCGGCGTGGACGGTCTCGTGCACGTCTCCGAGCTGTCGTGGAAGCACATCGAGCACGCCTCCGAGGTCGTCGAGGTGGGCCAGGAGGTCACCGTCGAGATCCTCGAGGTCGACCTCGACCGCGAGCGCGTCTCGCTGTCGCTGAAGGCCACCCAGGAGGACCCGTGGCAGGTCTTCGCCCGCACCCACGCGATCGGCCAGATCGCACCGGGCAAGGTCACCAAGCTCGTTCCGTTCGGTGCGTTCGTGCGCGTCGCAGACGGCATCGAGGGCCTCGTGCACATCTCGGAGCTCTCCAGCAAGCACGTCGAGCTGGCTGAGCAGGTCGTCTCGGTCGGCGAAGAGGTCTTCGTCAAGGTCATCGACATCGACCTCGAGCGTCGCCGCATCTCGCTGTCGCTGAAGCAGGCCAACGAGTCTGTCGACCCCAACGGCACCGAGTTCGACCCGGCTCTGTACGGCATGCTCGCCGAGTACGACGAGAACGGCGAGTACAAGTACCCGGAGGGCTTCGACGCCGAGACCGGTGCCTGGAAGGAAGGCTTCGACGCTCAGCGCGAGGCCTGGGAGCAGGAGTACGCCGCTGCGCAGGCTCGCTGGGAGGCGCACAAGGCTCAGGTCGTCAAGGCCGCCGAGGCCGAGGCCGCCGCGGGCGACGACTTCGGCGCTCAGACGTTCTCGACCGACTCGACCGGTGCCGGCACGCTGGCCGACGACGAGGCTCTCGCCGCGCTGCGCGAGAAGCTCTCGGGTGGCAACAGCTGATCACCGATCACCTCTGATGCGGGCCGTCACCTTCGGGTGGCGGCCCGCTTCGCGTCTCCGCGGCGCAGAAGTCGCCGCGTGACAGGATGGGAGGATGCCACTTATCGCACTCACCGGCGGCATCGCCTCGGGAAAGTCGACCGTAGCCGGCCGTCTCGCCGAACGCGGCGCAGTCGTCATCGACGCCGACGCGATCGTGCGCGAGGTGCAGCAGCCGGGGGGACCGGTTCTGACGGCGATCGCGGACGCCTTCGGGGCGGATGTCATCGCCGCCGACGGGTCGCTGGACCGCGCAGCGCTCGGAGCGAGGGTGTTCGGCGATCAGGTCGCGCTGGCCAGGCTGAACGCTCTCGTGCATCCGGCCGTGAGGCAGGAGTCCCAGCGGCGATTCGAGGAGGCCCTCGCGGCGGACGATGCCGCGGTGGTCGTGTACGACGTGCCGCTGCTGGTCGAGGCCAGGATCGACGACCCCTGGGACCTGATCGTCGTCGCGGACGCGCCGGCCGGTGTGCGCGAGCGCAGGCTCGTGGAGCTGCGGGGCCTGACGGAGGCGGACGCGCGAGCGCGCATCGAGTCGCAGGTGTCTGACGAGTCGAGACGTGCGATCGCGGATGTCGTGATCGACACCTCGGGAACGCTGCAGCATACGCAGGAGCAGGTCGACCGGCTGTGGGAGCGGCTCACCGCTGAGTGATCGTACCCAGCCAGCCCTGCCGCGGAATGCGATCCGCCGCGGGTGCCGCTAGGTCGTCGCCCCTTCACGGCGTCGTGCCCGCCGTCTGCGCACGAGGATGACGGCGGCGACGGCGAGGCCGATGAGCAGGACGAGTGCGAGCACCGGAACGACGATGGCTGCTGCGGCCAGCGCGAACGACGCGCCGTCCTCGACGGTGCTCAGCACGGGGGCCGCGAGGCCTGCCGTCGCGGTGTTGGCGGCCACGCGGCCGGTGGCTTTGACGACATGAACGACCAGCGCGATGGCGATGCCGGCGACGATCGGCGCCCACGTGCTCTCGGTGAAGAAGGTCGACGGGTCGTCGACCGCCACCGTCTGAGCGCTGGATCCGGCTCCGAAGGCGATGCCGCCCGACGCCGGGCGCAGGACGCTCTGCACGATATCGTTCACCGAGTCCAGCGCCGGGACCTTGTCGGCCACGATCTCGAGCACGAGCAGGGCTCCGACGATCCACAGGGCGATATCGCTCGACAGCCAGGCCCAGCCGCCCGGGAGGTCGACGGCCGGAATAAGGCGGTCGGACAGACCGAGCAGGAACAGGGGCATCCAGGCGTTCAGCCCGGCGGACGCAGCCAGGCTGCTGCCGATGATGAACTCGATCACGGTTACACCCTACGGCGGCGCCCCCGCGGCGGCGGACGATCCGCGCCCGATGTCGGCGGCCACTCGTAGGCTGGACGTATGCAACCCACGCGCAGCGTCCGCCCCTTCGAGGTGGTCAGCGAGTACATGCCCGCCGGAGATCAGCCGCAGGCGATCGCCGAGCTCGCGGCGCGCATCAACGCCGGCGAGACCGACGTGGTGCTGCTCGGAGCGACCGGTACCGGAAAGTCCGCGACGACCGCGTGGCTCATCGAGCAGGTGCAGCGGCCGACGCTCGTGATGGCGCACAACAAGACCCTCGCGGCGCAGCTGGCCAACGAGTTCCGCGAACTGATGCCGAACAACGCGATCGAGTACTTCGTCTCGTACTACGACTACTACCAGCCCGAGGCGTACGTGCCCCAGACGGACACCTTCATCGAGAAGGACTCGTCCATCAACGCCGAGGTCGAGCGGCTGCGCCACTCGACGACCAACTCCCTGCTCAGCAGGCGTGACGTCGTCGTGGTCTCGACGGTGTCGTGCATCTACGGCCTGGGGGCTCCCGAGGAGTACCTGCGCGCCATGGTCGCCCTGCAGGTGGGTGAGCGCTACGATCGCGACGCGCTGATCCGTCAGTTCATCGCGATGCAGTACAACCGCAACGACGTCGACTTCTCGCGTGGCAACTTCCGTGTGCGCGGCGACACGATCGAGATCATCCCGGTGTACGAAGAGCACGCGATCCGGATCGAGCTGTTCGGCGACGAGATCGAGGCGCTGTACTCGCTGCATCCGCTCACCGGAGAGGTCATCGCCAAGCTCGACTCCGTGCCGATCTTCCCCGCCTCGCACTACGTCGCGGGCACGGACGTCGTGCAGCGCGCGATCGGCACGATCGAGCACGAACTCGAGGAGCGGCTGGCGGAGCTCGAGCGTCAGGGCAAGCTGCTCGAGGCCCAGCGGCTGCGCATGCGCACGACCTTCGACATCGAGATGCTGCAGCAGCTCGGCTTCTGCTCGGGCATCGAGAACTACTCGCGGCACATGGACGGCCGCATGCCAGGCGAACCGCCGCACACCCTGCTCGACTTCTTCCCCGACGACTTCCTGCTCGTCATCGACGAGTCGCACGTGACCGTGCCGCAGATCGGCGCGATGTACGAAGGCGACGCGTCACGCAAGCGCACGCTCGTCGAGCACGGCTTCCGCCTGCCCAGTGCGATGGACAACCGTCCGCTGCGGTGGGACGAGTTCAAGAACCGGATCGGACAGACGGTGTACCTGTCGGCGACCCCGGGCAAGTACGAGATGGGCATCGCAGACGGCGTGGTCGAGCAGATCATCCGGCCGACCGGCCTCGTCGACCCCGAGATCATCGTGA
The window above is part of the Microbacterium sp. nov. GSS16 genome. Proteins encoded here:
- the qcrA gene encoding cytochrome bc1 complex Rieske iron-sulfur subunit; this encodes MAHDDDTQALDRAYEPSRGLGVAVSDPAENPGLPPHRERMTDKDPRAEKAAVRTVYTLFYLSLAGSIWAVAAYMLFPIESGMAIDIRHNNMYIGIGIAFALLALGIGAIHWSKALMSDKEYIEHRHPTRGKDATRAGAVEAFAAANEDSGFGRRAIIRNSLIAAVVASILPGLTLFRGLAPHNNSHGNPIAGDPVALLKHTMWEEGMRLARDPEGTPIRAADVTLGSAFHVIPEPLAELGHSEGYMEEKAKAIVLLMRLRPEQLIEAEDRKDWSYDGIVAYSKVCTHVGCPVALYEQQTHHLLCPCHQSQFDVTDHAKVIFGPAARPLPQLPIAVDDEGYLIAQSDFTEPVGPSFWERH
- the qcrC gene encoding cytochrome bc1 complex diheme cytochrome c subunit; translation: MARVKKHRSRGRRSPLAAAALIGAGLLLTGGVYAGASAAMASTADTQTSAAAELTVEDGQKLFTANCATCHGIDMQGTSEGPSLIGVGELSVEFQVATGRMPLQMQGPQAPQKPVQFTDAQIRAMAAYVQSVAPGPSYPDKWVTAGEENPDNASDEVDIANGAELFRINCAMCHNVAAAGGALTEGKYAPALTSTSPLHIYAAMVTGPQNMPVFGDMNLSTEDKRDIIAALVYQQEAVQIGGFTLGSLGPVSEGLFIWIFGIGALVALTVWITAKSN
- the ctaE gene encoding aa3-type cytochrome oxidase subunit III, with the protein product MVTTSATYAPAARTIKRPNPVAVGTIVWLGSEVMFFAGLFAIYFTLRSTSPELWADRTELLNVVYAFVNTVILVASSFTCQMGVFAAEDLQPYRIDKGKVNAFGRRRLFGWGMVEWFWLTFILGAIFVSGQVWEYAQLVAEGLPITADSYASAFYITTGFHALHVTGGLIAFVLVIGRAYAVKNFGHKEATSSIVVSYYWHFVDVVWVALFAVIYFLK
- the trpD gene encoding anthranilate phosphoribosyltransferase; the encoded protein is MADTLTWPDLLSTLLDRRDLSVWESTWAMRQVMRGKVTDAQLAGFLVALRAKGETIDEIVGFRDAILEAAVPLPVSSDVLDIVGTGGDRIGTVNISTTAAIVIGASGIPVVKHGNRAASSSSGSSDVLAALGLDISLDPDRVAAALERTGITFAWAAAFHPGFKHAGVARSELAVPTVFNMLGPLCNPARAEANAVGVAQLDRVPLITGVFRTRGATALVFRGDDGLDELTTTGHSRIWEVTRGDIHEHDLDPRDLGIPLADLDDLVGGSPEHNASVLRRILGGEKGAVRDIVLLNAAAGIVSYELSHDSTLTQVPIVERLRDAYLRAAAVIDDGRAAAKLDQWVQVTREPLPA
- a CDS encoding PHP domain-containing protein; the protein is MDAADALLEIASLLERERASRYRAKAFRQAAAVVASLPPDVLSDPTMLKAQKGIGDSTFAVIRQAQEGLVPDYLVELRGEVDPERRSVLRGRLKGDLHSHTDWSDGTTPIETMTAAARALGHEYLAITDHSPRLKVARGLSAERLREQIPLVRAQSGDGLAVLAGIEVDILEDGALDQAPELLDELDIVVASVHSKLRMDSAPMTRRMLAAVADPRVNVLGHCTGRLVEGSRGTRPPSQFDARAVFAACAENGVAVEINSRPERQDPPDDLIAIALDEGCLFSIDSDAHAPGQLSLLDHGAARAEAAGVPAERIVTTRGLERLRAWARG
- a CDS encoding 5'-3' exonuclease, whose protein sequence is MTERLMLLDTASLYFRAFFGVPDKVKAPDGSSVNATRGLLDIIAKLVTLYQPSQLIACWDDDWRPQWRVDLIPSYKAHRVVEEVAAAPDVEEVPDALQQQIPLIREALGILGIPVIGAAEHEADDVIGTLATGAALPVDIVTGDRDLFQLVDDSRDVRVIYTARGMSNLEVVTDETVVAKYGVLPSQYADFATLRGDASDGLPGVKGIGEKTAATLLRAHGDLAGIRAAAADGLLTASAAARFAEAAEYLDVAPTVVQVATGLDVSAPGVALGDLDEAARDAAGALAERWNLGSSMSRALSALASTREAG
- the rpsA gene encoding 30S ribosomal protein S1, whose product is MTSATTAPATKQVAINDIGSAEDFLAAVEKTLKFFNDGDIIEGTIVKIDRDEVLLDVGYKTEGVIPSRELSIKHDVDPNEVVAVGDQVEALVLQKEDKEGRLILSKKRAQYERAWGDVEKIKENDGVVTGTVIEVVKGGLIVDIGLRGFLPASLIELRRVRDLTPYLGQELEAKILELDKNRNNVVLSRRALLEQTQSESRTTFLNNLHKGQVRKGVVSSIVNFGAFVDLGGVDGLVHVSELSWKHIEHASEVVEVGQEVTVEILEVDLDRERVSLSLKATQEDPWQVFARTHAIGQIAPGKVTKLVPFGAFVRVADGIEGLVHISELSSKHVELAEQVVSVGEEVFVKVIDIDLERRRISLSLKQANESVDPNGTEFDPALYGMLAEYDENGEYKYPEGFDAETGAWKEGFDAQREAWEQEYAAAQARWEAHKAQVVKAAEAEAAAGDDFGAQTFSTDSTGAGTLADDEALAALREKLSGGNS
- the coaE gene encoding dephospho-CoA kinase, giving the protein MPLIALTGGIASGKSTVAGRLAERGAVVIDADAIVREVQQPGGPVLTAIADAFGADVIAADGSLDRAALGARVFGDQVALARLNALVHPAVRQESQRRFEEALAADDAAVVVYDVPLLVEARIDDPWDLIVVADAPAGVRERRLVELRGLTEADARARIESQVSDESRRAIADVVIDTSGTLQHTQEQVDRLWERLTAE
- a CDS encoding DUF4126 domain-containing protein, which gives rise to MIEFIIGSSLAASAGLNAWMPLFLLGLSDRLIPAVDLPGGWAWLSSDIALWIVGALLVLEIVADKVPALDSVNDIVQSVLRPASGGIAFGAGSSAQTVAVDDPSTFFTESTWAPIVAGIAIALVVHVVKATGRVAANTATAGLAAPVLSTVEDGASFALAAAAIVVPVLALVLLIGLAVAAVILVRRRRARRREGATT
- the uvrB gene encoding excinuclease ABC subunit UvrB; the protein is MQPTRSVRPFEVVSEYMPAGDQPQAIAELAARINAGETDVVLLGATGTGKSATTAWLIEQVQRPTLVMAHNKTLAAQLANEFRELMPNNAIEYFVSYYDYYQPEAYVPQTDTFIEKDSSINAEVERLRHSTTNSLLSRRDVVVVSTVSCIYGLGAPEEYLRAMVALQVGERYDRDALIRQFIAMQYNRNDVDFSRGNFRVRGDTIEIIPVYEEHAIRIELFGDEIEALYSLHPLTGEVIAKLDSVPIFPASHYVAGTDVVQRAIGTIEHELEERLAELERQGKLLEAQRLRMRTTFDIEMLQQLGFCSGIENYSRHMDGRMPGEPPHTLLDFFPDDFLLVIDESHVTVPQIGAMYEGDASRKRTLVEHGFRLPSAMDNRPLRWDEFKNRIGQTVYLSATPGKYEMGIADGVVEQIIRPTGLVDPEIIVKPSKGQIDDLLEEIRLRVERDERVLVTTLTKKMAEELTDFLGEHGVRVRYLHSDVDTLRRVELLSELRAGVYDVLVGINLLREGLDLPEVSLVAILDADKEGFLRSGTSLIQTIGRAARNVSGEVHMYADNMTDSMTKAIEETERRREKQIAYNKEHGIDPQPLRKRIADITEVLAREAADTADMRSARNKSGKGKSPTPNLRRTGIAAEGAAQLEETIADLSDQMLAAASELKFELAARLRDEVQDLKKELRAMERAGHA